The following proteins are encoded in a genomic region of Microbacterium sp. NC79:
- a CDS encoding Ku protein — protein MRSIWKGAITFGLVNVPVKVYSATEDHDVSLHQVHAADGGRIRYQRVCELDGEVVPFADIDRAYDDGEQTVILTKDDLASLPAEKTREIDVLEFVPSEQVDPVTFDRPYYLEPDSASPKAYVLLRETLKRTDRTAIVRFTLRQKTRLAALRVRGDVLMLQTLLWADEVRDVSFPSLDGEVKISDKELELSASLVDGFSADFEPETHVDEYQQELRTLIAAKLESGDAVDTDATFGVAEHPGGEVIDLMEALRASVERTRAAREEGTPKKKKKVG, from the coding sequence ATGAGGTCAATTTGGAAGGGCGCGATCACGTTCGGTCTGGTGAATGTTCCTGTCAAGGTCTATTCCGCGACGGAAGACCACGACGTGTCGTTGCACCAGGTGCATGCGGCTGACGGCGGGCGCATTCGCTACCAGCGCGTGTGCGAACTCGACGGCGAAGTGGTTCCATTCGCCGACATCGACCGCGCGTACGACGACGGTGAGCAGACCGTCATTTTGACGAAGGACGACCTGGCGTCGTTGCCGGCAGAAAAGACGCGCGAAATCGATGTTCTCGAGTTCGTGCCGAGCGAGCAGGTCGACCCAGTGACCTTTGACCGGCCCTACTATCTGGAGCCCGATTCGGCGTCGCCGAAGGCTTATGTGCTGTTGCGTGAGACATTGAAGCGCACGGATCGTACCGCGATTGTGCGCTTCACGCTGCGGCAGAAAACGCGGCTCGCGGCGCTACGGGTACGGGGCGACGTGCTGATGCTGCAAACCCTGCTGTGGGCGGATGAGGTGCGCGACGTGTCGTTTCCCTCGCTCGATGGCGAGGTGAAGATTTCGGACAAGGAGCTGGAGCTATCGGCCTCCCTTGTCGACGGATTCTCCGCCGACTTCGAGCCGGAAACGCACGTCGACGAATACCAACAGGAGCTGCGCACACTCATCGCCGCGAAGCTCGAATCGGGCGATGCGGTCGACACCGATGCGACCTTCGGGGTGGCGGAGCACCCAGGCGGCGAAGTGATCGACCTCATGGAAGCGCTACGGGCCAGCGTGGAACGCACACGTGCGGCACGCGAAGAGGGCACACCGAAGAAGAAGAAAAAGGTCGGTTAA
- a CDS encoding DedA family protein, giving the protein MHDFSLIPWLDPAEIIMSSQPWALLVVCFIVFAETGLLVGFLLPGDTLLIMAGLLSHTSDIAPNGVFGMSVWWVALLIGLSAFVGGEVGYLIGHKGGPAIFERKDSGLFSKRNVERTNAFFERFGGLTVILARWVPVVRTFAPVAAGIGHMPWRRYSLYNFIGAVLWGFGLTMIGYGIGFVPGLGDFVTEYIDVILLGAVASTIIVTAWHYFAERRKMAKERAEEAAQADVAPLSEAPTTDAE; this is encoded by the coding sequence GTGCACGATTTTTCACTGATTCCGTGGCTTGACCCGGCTGAGATCATTATGAGCTCGCAGCCTTGGGCCTTGCTCGTGGTGTGCTTCATCGTGTTTGCTGAGACCGGCTTGCTTGTCGGGTTCCTCCTTCCTGGTGACACCCTGCTCATCATGGCAGGCCTGCTCTCACACACGAGTGATATCGCACCAAACGGTGTCTTCGGCATGAGCGTGTGGTGGGTCGCTCTTCTGATTGGCCTCTCCGCCTTTGTCGGCGGCGAAGTCGGGTATCTCATCGGGCACAAAGGTGGCCCGGCCATCTTTGAACGTAAAGACTCAGGCTTGTTCAGTAAACGCAACGTTGAACGCACCAACGCATTCTTCGAGCGCTTTGGCGGTCTCACCGTGATTCTGGCCCGCTGGGTGCCTGTCGTGCGCACGTTCGCCCCGGTTGCTGCTGGCATCGGTCACATGCCCTGGCGTCGATATTCGCTCTACAACTTCATCGGCGCTGTGCTCTGGGGCTTCGGCCTCACGATGATCGGCTACGGCATCGGATTCGTGCCTGGTCTTGGTGACTTCGTGACCGAATACATCGATGTCATTCTGCTCGGAGCGGTGGCGTCGACCATCATTGTGACCGCATGGCACTACTTCGCAGAGCGTCGAAAGATGGCGAAGGAACGCGCGGAAGAGGCCGCCCAGGCTGACGTCGCGCCGCTCTCCGAGGCGCCGACTACCGACGCCGAATAG
- a CDS encoding CpaF family protein, whose amino-acid sequence MTSVTATVAERVRDRLRSEQSNPADDPQRASDIAQDEVRWHNDMALARGWRVLDDEARAVREVLAVVSGFGPLQPYFDDPEVEEIWINSPTAIFIARNGTPTQLDLELTETEVRDIVERMLQATGRRVDLSQPFVDASLPDARVHVVIPDITRKHWSVNVRKFLSRYRSLDGLVETGSLPADVARRLAKAMREGASVIVSGPTHAGKTTMLGALIAACPREHRIITVEETFELAIEAPDVVAMQGRQPSLEGTGEVTLRRLVKEALRMRPDRIVVGEVRDAEALDLLLALNTGVPGACTVHANSADEALNKIAALTMLAGRNVERGFVLPMLAASVDLVVHCVRRADGSRRVAEILAPTGVDGDVIVSKSLYRSGP is encoded by the coding sequence GTGACAAGTGTGACCGCGACAGTGGCAGAACGGGTGCGTGATCGCCTGCGCAGTGAGCAGTCGAATCCCGCCGATGACCCGCAGCGCGCCTCAGATATTGCGCAGGACGAGGTGCGGTGGCACAACGATATGGCGCTCGCTCGCGGATGGCGGGTGCTTGACGATGAGGCACGTGCCGTGCGCGAGGTGCTTGCCGTGGTCAGCGGATTCGGCCCGCTACAGCCGTATTTCGATGATCCAGAAGTAGAGGAGATTTGGATCAATTCTCCGACGGCTATTTTCATTGCGCGAAACGGAACCCCGACCCAGCTGGATCTGGAACTTACCGAAACAGAGGTGCGCGACATTGTCGAGCGCATGCTCCAGGCAACAGGCAGACGTGTCGATCTGTCACAACCCTTCGTGGATGCTTCGCTGCCTGACGCCCGCGTGCACGTGGTCATTCCAGACATCACACGTAAGCACTGGTCAGTGAATGTACGAAAGTTTCTCAGCCGGTATCGCTCCCTCGATGGGTTGGTGGAGACCGGCTCCCTGCCTGCCGATGTCGCCCGCCGCCTCGCGAAGGCGATGCGCGAAGGCGCGTCCGTCATCGTTTCTGGCCCGACGCACGCAGGAAAGACCACGATGCTTGGCGCGCTGATCGCCGCATGCCCGCGGGAGCATCGCATCATCACCGTCGAGGAAACCTTTGAACTCGCGATCGAGGCACCTGACGTTGTCGCCATGCAGGGGCGTCAGCCGAGCCTTGAGGGTACGGGAGAAGTGACGCTTCGCCGACTTGTCAAAGAAGCACTGCGAATGCGCCCTGACCGCATCGTGGTGGGGGAGGTGCGCGACGCCGAAGCACTCGACCTGCTTCTTGCGCTCAACACGGGTGTTCCCGGCGCGTGCACGGTGCACGCCAACTCTGCCGATGAAGCGCTCAACAAGATCGCCGCACTCACCATGCTTGCCGGCCGCAATGTGGAGCGCGGCTTTGTATTACCGATGCTTGCCGCAAGCGTCGATCTCGTGGTGCACTGCGTGCGCCGCGCTGATGGTTCCCGTCGCGTCGCTGAAATATTGGCACCCACCGGGGTAGATGGCGACGTGATCGTATCGAAATCGCTGTATCGGAGTGGGCCATGA